A stretch of Besnoitia besnoiti strain Bb-Ger1 chromosome Unknown contig00015, whole genome shotgun sequence DNA encodes these proteins:
- a CDS encoding uncharacterized protein (encoded by transcript BESB_027100), with the protein MQVAYSDLNLELSAPPPPCPPLIPAYPLTCNPSTNINVSVARSLTIDDDSDAAPIRRNMELSAPPPPCPPLIPAYPLTCNPSTNINVSVARSLMIDDDSDAAPIRRNLELSAPPPPCPPLLPAYPLTCNPSTNINVSVARSLTIDDDSDAAPIRRNMELSAPPPPLPATHPRVSADMQSINKHQRFRRPVTHD; encoded by the exons ATGCAGGTTGCTTACAGTGATCT AAACTTGGAGCTCTCTGCACCTCCGCCCCCCTGCCCGCCACTCATCCCCGCGTATCCGCTGACATGCAATCCATCAACAAACATCAACGTTTCCGTCGCCCGATCACTCACGATTGACGACGATAGTGACGCTGCCCCTATACGAAG AAACATGGAGCTCTCTGCACCTCCGCCCCCCTGCCCGCCACTCATCCCCGCGTATCCGCTGACATGCAATCCATCAACAAACATCAACGTTTCCGTCGCCCGGTCACTCATGATTGACGACGATAGTGACGCTGCCCCTATACGAAG AAACTTGGAGCTCTCTGCACCTCCGCCCCCCTGCCCGCCACTCCTCCCCGCGTATCCGCTGACATGCAATCCATCAACAAACATCAACGTTTCCGTCGCCCGATCACTCACGATTGACGACGATAGTGACGCTGCCCCTATACGAAG AAACATGGAGCTCTCTGCAcctccgccccccctgcCCGCCACTCATCCCCGCGTATCCGCTGACATGCAATCCATCAACAAACATCAACGTTTCCGTCGCCCGGTCACTCACGATTGA